A genomic stretch from Sulfobacillus thermosulfidooxidans includes:
- the asnS gene encoding asparagine--tRNA ligase yields MNKVYINASADYVGQDVTIEGWVTHYRSSGKIHFIVVRDGTGVIQCVVKSPDAVLDGVNSWSELSQETAVRVQGHLHADKRAPIGVELEVESLRVISLSENYPIAPKEHGVDFLMDHRHLWIRSPRQAAILRIRAAIIHATRQFLDDNGFIVADPPVITPAAAEGSTTLFPIDYFDDRAYLSQSGQLYMEALAMALGRVYSFGPTFRAEKSKTRRHLMEFWMVEPEMAFCEFEENLMWQEQLVSYIVQFVLRTRANELQTIERDITRLEQVKPPFPRITYSEALDRLRSVGFDLQWGEDMGAPHETALAEMFDRPVFVTHFPVSLKAFYMQPDPQDPELALAADMLAPEGYGEIIGGSQRIHDLALLEDRIRQHHLDPAVYSWYIDLRRYGSVPHSGFGMGLERVVAWICGLDHVRETIPFARTLNRLWP; encoded by the coding sequence ATGAACAAAGTTTACATCAATGCGAGCGCAGATTATGTCGGCCAGGATGTGACGATTGAAGGCTGGGTAACCCATTACAGATCTTCGGGTAAGATTCATTTTATTGTTGTGCGAGACGGTACAGGGGTGATTCAATGTGTGGTGAAGAGCCCCGACGCGGTTTTAGATGGGGTGAACAGTTGGTCTGAATTGAGCCAAGAGACCGCTGTACGGGTTCAAGGACATCTTCATGCCGACAAAAGGGCTCCCATCGGAGTAGAATTGGAAGTTGAATCCCTGCGGGTAATTAGCCTTAGTGAGAATTATCCGATTGCTCCTAAAGAGCACGGAGTGGATTTTTTGATGGATCATCGTCATCTGTGGATTAGAAGTCCACGGCAAGCCGCGATCTTGCGGATTCGGGCCGCCATAATTCATGCCACCCGCCAGTTTTTAGACGACAATGGTTTTATCGTGGCAGATCCTCCCGTCATTACACCGGCAGCTGCGGAGGGGAGCACGACGTTATTTCCCATTGATTATTTTGATGATCGAGCATATTTGTCGCAGTCCGGCCAGCTCTACATGGAAGCATTAGCCATGGCATTAGGCCGCGTCTATTCCTTTGGTCCGACCTTTCGCGCAGAAAAATCTAAAACGCGCAGGCATCTGATGGAATTTTGGATGGTTGAGCCGGAAATGGCCTTTTGCGAATTCGAAGAGAATTTGATGTGGCAAGAACAACTCGTCAGCTACATCGTGCAATTTGTTTTGCGAACCCGGGCCAATGAATTGCAAACCATCGAACGCGATATCACGCGTTTAGAGCAGGTGAAACCGCCTTTTCCGCGTATTACGTATAGTGAAGCACTTGACCGCTTACGATCCGTGGGATTTGATTTGCAATGGGGAGAAGACATGGGAGCGCCACATGAAACGGCTTTAGCAGAAATGTTTGATCGTCCAGTATTTGTCACTCATTTTCCGGTGTCATTAAAAGCCTTTTATATGCAACCTGATCCTCAAGATCCTGAGTTAGCCCTTGCAGCCGATATGCTTGCGCCCGAAGGATATGGCGAAATCATTGGGGGCAGCCAACGGATTCATGACTTGGCTCTTCTTGAAGACCGAATTCGTCAGCATCACCTGGATCCCGCGGTGTATAGTTGGTATATTGACCTTAGACGTTATGGTTCTGTTCCACACAGTGGCTTTGGGATGGGTCTTGAACGAGTCGTGGCGTGGATTTGCGGCTTGGATCATGTTCGCGAAACAATTCCCTTTGCGCGAACTCTCAATCGCTTGTGGCCTTAA
- a CDS encoding acyl-CoA dehydrogenase family protein, whose translation MANLTNVGLSDEQQLFRETVRRLAEDKVKPRAQEIDESGEFPWDIVEVFREYGLLGVAMPEEYGGGGADLLTFCIAVEEIARVCATSALIIAAQHLGAMPILIAGNADQKRRYLPAIAQGERLSAFALTEPEAGSDAGSTKTRAIREGDHYRLTGSKVFITNGGLAKTMVVFASTDPSQGTRGISAFIVELDQPGVFVGRIEKKMGIKGSQTAQLIFDNVLVDASNRLGQEGEGFKIAMRTLDRTRPGIAAQALGIAQGALDVALDYLYQRQQFGTSLSQFEGLQFMVADMQTQIEASRQLLYRAAEIIETAGFESHASKEVTRYSAMAKLMCSDTAMRVTTDAVQLLGGYGYIRDYPVERMMRDAKITQIYEGTNQIQRLVIFRNMEHGGF comes from the coding sequence GTGGCGAATCTTACGAATGTTGGATTAAGTGACGAACAGCAACTATTTCGGGAAACAGTTAGACGGCTGGCCGAAGATAAGGTCAAACCCCGAGCTCAAGAGATCGACGAATCGGGCGAATTTCCATGGGATATTGTTGAGGTGTTTCGAGAATATGGATTGCTTGGCGTGGCGATGCCGGAAGAATATGGCGGGGGTGGGGCTGACTTACTGACATTTTGTATTGCAGTGGAAGAAATCGCCAGGGTCTGTGCAACATCCGCGCTCATCATTGCTGCACAACACCTGGGAGCTATGCCCATTCTTATTGCCGGAAACGCGGACCAAAAACGCCGTTATCTTCCGGCCATAGCGCAGGGTGAAAGACTTTCTGCGTTTGCGTTAACAGAACCCGAAGCGGGGTCCGATGCGGGGAGCACAAAAACACGTGCCATTCGTGAGGGCGATCACTATCGTCTAACCGGCAGTAAAGTCTTTATCACCAACGGGGGACTCGCTAAGACGATGGTCGTTTTCGCCTCCACTGATCCGTCGCAAGGAACTCGCGGGATTTCAGCGTTTATTGTGGAACTCGATCAGCCAGGTGTCTTTGTAGGCCGCATCGAAAAGAAAATGGGAATTAAAGGATCCCAAACCGCACAATTAATATTTGATAATGTGTTGGTTGATGCTAGCAATCGCTTAGGACAAGAAGGCGAAGGGTTTAAAATAGCCATGCGCACTTTGGACCGCACACGGCCAGGTATTGCTGCGCAGGCTCTAGGTATCGCACAAGGAGCTCTTGATGTAGCTTTAGATTACTTATATCAACGGCAGCAGTTTGGTACAAGTTTAAGCCAATTTGAAGGCTTGCAATTTATGGTGGCCGATATGCAAACCCAAATTGAAGCCAGCCGGCAATTGTTGTATCGTGCAGCGGAAATCATTGAAACAGCGGGATTTGAGAGTCACGCTAGTAAGGAAGTTACCCGGTATTCGGCGATGGCCAAACTGATGTGTTCGGATACGGCGATGCGCGTGACGACTGATGCGGTGCAATTATTAGGTGGTTATGGATACATTCGCGACTATCCAGTAGAGCGCATGATGCGTGATGCCAAAATCACACAAATATATGAAGGAACCAATCAAATTCAACGGCTTGTCATCTTTCGCAATATGGAACATGGGGGCTTTTAA
- a CDS encoding LON peptidase substrate-binding domain-containing protein, protein MPASRETISMPILPIKGILFPGAKTRLRIQDPAHKLMVNYCIQQDTALCVCKERVGDDNRSQDIEPSNIGTSARILQAQDIEDGSIDLELTGISRISLLSYRHGNKYMVGQFKYLPDLDDSVPTLLIDEAIALSSEIWSFVTTERTRPQLPTEPEALSYWIAAHVPLTVEAQQELLELRTTRTRLAKEVSILRSLMDHMRTEQTS, encoded by the coding sequence ATGCCTGCAAGCCGAGAAACCATTAGCATGCCGATATTACCAATCAAAGGTATTCTTTTTCCGGGCGCGAAAACCCGGCTGCGGATCCAGGATCCTGCGCACAAACTGATGGTGAACTACTGCATTCAACAAGATACCGCGCTGTGCGTTTGTAAAGAACGAGTGGGCGATGATAATCGGTCACAAGACATAGAACCATCTAACATCGGCACATCTGCGCGCATTTTACAGGCCCAAGACATCGAAGATGGTTCAATAGACCTCGAACTCACAGGGATTAGCCGCATTAGCCTCTTGTCATACCGACATGGCAATAAGTATATGGTTGGTCAATTCAAATATCTTCCCGACCTAGATGATTCTGTACCCACGTTGTTAATTGACGAAGCCATTGCATTAAGTTCTGAAATTTGGAGTTTTGTCACCACCGAAAGAACTCGACCGCAATTACCGACTGAACCAGAGGCACTATCCTATTGGATTGCTGCCCATGTACCCTTGACCGTAGAAGCCCAACAAGAATTGTTGGAGTTGCGTACAACCCGAACGCGATTGGCAAAAGAGGTTTCGATTTTACGATCACTCATGGATCATATGCGAACGGAACAAACCAGTTAG
- a CDS encoding peptidoglycan-binding protein, which translates to MANFQGNLPEYAFGSRTLRFEVPNIRGTDVKVFQRIYDTMLELMNPPLGPMGSRILIDGIFGPETHQAVLNVQSYFGIGQDGIIGPQTYNVLGQDTKAYGGPAFGSRPLGLGDQGGDVTVLQNRLNCLWYAEKLSAPADGLFGNHTQQGVLAFQGDNLTYRHWTLPFDGTVDASTFNILWISAFTGGRNLLEGRNGFDTAGLQVILKNLAFYRGRIDGYYGQKTQDAVKSFQKVAGITVDGIAGPQTFHALGITNRVFWYSSDERPRSLISTLNTIVEISSTIDPINHDNNPYAITIAPYTFDDTNTVLKHGDLVVSNINNASGVMGLGTTIERIVNGQPQRFFGEAKSPIAVAISNLGPPWIADYGLNPNGSDGVVQVITPNGTLFSGGNIRRPLFAGPWGMQFNFGEFYGLAPAFFSTNVLTGTIDRMTHFHPSNFNGDTVVRQIGSGFAHVGTTISTVFGPQGLVWLPMGDVLYVANGADSRISALSPATTTSSDLNNGLTVYHGAPLNKPAGLALNPENGHLVAVNQGNNEAIELNPRTGRVMSRKTLDPTPVNPVTGQGSALFGIAIAVDDSGDLLVYYTDDNTNTLNLLKR; encoded by the coding sequence ATGGCAAATTTTCAAGGCAATTTGCCGGAGTATGCGTTCGGATCGCGGACGCTCCGGTTCGAAGTGCCCAATATTCGGGGCACCGATGTGAAAGTTTTTCAACGGATTTACGACACCATGTTAGAACTGATGAATCCGCCCCTGGGCCCTATGGGTTCACGAATTCTCATTGACGGAATCTTTGGTCCAGAAACTCACCAAGCCGTGTTAAATGTTCAAAGCTATTTTGGCATTGGCCAAGACGGCATTATCGGTCCACAAACTTATAACGTGTTAGGCCAAGACACCAAAGCTTATGGCGGCCCGGCATTTGGCAGTCGCCCTCTTGGTCTTGGTGACCAAGGCGGTGATGTGACGGTTCTGCAAAACCGTCTAAATTGTCTGTGGTACGCGGAGAAATTATCTGCGCCGGCTGATGGGCTATTTGGCAATCATACACAACAAGGTGTCCTGGCTTTTCAAGGCGATAATCTCACCTATCGTCATTGGACATTACCCTTTGATGGAACAGTCGATGCCTCGACTTTCAATATTCTATGGATTTCGGCGTTCACTGGCGGTCGCAATTTGCTTGAGGGAAGGAATGGATTTGATACCGCTGGATTACAAGTTATTCTGAAAAATCTGGCGTTTTATCGCGGACGCATTGACGGATATTATGGTCAAAAAACCCAAGACGCTGTCAAATCCTTCCAAAAGGTTGCCGGAATTACGGTCGACGGGATTGCTGGTCCCCAAACCTTTCATGCATTAGGTATAACCAACCGGGTTTTTTGGTATTCATCTGATGAGCGTCCCCGCTCTCTCATCAGTACATTGAATACCATTGTCGAAATTTCTTCCACCATTGATCCCATTAACCACGACAATAATCCTTACGCAATTACCATTGCGCCATACACCTTCGATGACACGAATACCGTTCTAAAACACGGCGACTTGGTGGTTTCAAACATTAACAATGCGTCTGGAGTTATGGGATTAGGAACGACGATAGAACGTATCGTGAATGGCCAACCTCAACGATTTTTCGGGGAGGCGAAATCCCCTATTGCTGTCGCTATCAGCAATTTAGGTCCACCCTGGATTGCCGATTACGGCTTGAATCCTAACGGTTCCGACGGAGTGGTCCAGGTCATTACCCCCAACGGGACCTTGTTTAGTGGAGGGAATATCCGGCGCCCGCTGTTTGCTGGACCCTGGGGCATGCAGTTCAATTTTGGGGAATTTTACGGCCTCGCTCCCGCCTTCTTTTCAACCAATGTGCTTACGGGTACCATTGATAGAATGACGCACTTTCACCCGTCCAATTTTAATGGAGATACCGTGGTTCGGCAAATCGGGTCAGGATTTGCCCATGTTGGCACAACCATTTCAACGGTTTTCGGCCCTCAAGGACTCGTGTGGCTTCCCATGGGTGACGTCCTGTACGTGGCCAATGGAGCGGATAGCCGTATTAGCGCTTTGTCACCCGCCACGACGACCTCATCTGATCTGAACAATGGGTTAACCGTTTATCATGGCGCTCCGTTAAATAAACCGGCCGGACTGGCATTAAATCCGGAAAATGGGCATCTTGTCGCGGTAAACCAAGGCAACAACGAAGCCATCGAACTAAATCCACGAACAGGACGCGTCATGTCACGAAAAACCTTGGACCCTACACCGGTAAATCCGGTGACGGGTCAAGGATCCGCCTTATTTGGCATTGCTATTGCTGTAGATGATAGTGGCGACTTATTAGTCTATTATACGGATGATAATACCAATACGCTCAACTTACTCAAACGCTAA